A single genomic interval of Nitrospira sp. harbors:
- a CDS encoding F0F1 ATP synthase subunit epsilon yields the protein MPPILMNLKILLPFQIFAEKTGVSRIVAETSEGSFGLLPHRLDCVAALAPGILVYEHEAEGEVYVAVDEGVLVKTGLDVLVSVRNAIGGTDLDTLHEAVEREFLNLDEQEKSVRSVLAKLESGFIRRFAAFHHE from the coding sequence ATGCCGCCGATACTCATGAATCTTAAGATTCTCCTGCCCTTCCAAATCTTCGCCGAGAAAACCGGCGTGTCGCGCATCGTCGCGGAGACGAGTGAGGGCTCGTTCGGACTCTTGCCGCACCGTCTCGATTGCGTCGCGGCGCTCGCGCCCGGGATTCTGGTCTACGAACACGAAGCGGAGGGCGAGGTGTACGTGGCCGTGGATGAAGGGGTGTTGGTCAAGACCGGCCTGGATGTGCTCGTCTCCGTGCGCAACGCAATCGGCGGAACGGACCTCGATACACTGCACGAGGCGGTCGAGCGGGAATTTCTAAATCTGGACGAACAGGAGAAGAGTGTGCGTTCGGTGCTGGCGAAATTAGAGAGCGGATTTATTCGTCGCTTCGCAGCGTTTCATCATGAGTGA
- a CDS encoding AtpZ/AtpI family protein, translated as MSEEPEEKPAEGETEFSHQVSVKAARKLKAQRHVTQTVWSGLGMMGMVGWSVAVPTLLGAATGLWLDRHYPGGRSWTVALLVAGLAIGCFIAWHWVAKEDREIREQEENNHD; from the coding sequence ATGAGTGAAGAGCCGGAAGAAAAGCCTGCGGAGGGCGAGACGGAATTCAGCCACCAGGTAAGCGTGAAGGCGGCTCGCAAGCTCAAGGCGCAACGTCATGTCACGCAGACCGTCTGGTCCGGCTTGGGCATGATGGGCATGGTGGGGTGGTCGGTGGCGGTGCCGACACTGCTGGGCGCAGCGACTGGGCTCTGGCTGGACCGGCACTATCCGGGAGGCCGTTCTTGGACGGTGGCCCTGCTGGTCGCCGGCCTCGCGATCGGCTGCTTCATTGCGTGGCATTGGGTTGCGAAGGAAGACAGAGAAATACGCGAGCAAGAGGAGAATAACCATGACTGA
- a CDS encoding ATP synthase subunit I, producing the protein MTESVSLMDALIAGVLLGTLFFGGLWWTVRQGVVATRPGLWFLGSLLLRAGIVLAGFYFVAGGHWERLLLCLLGFVIAHFMVTRFTGPPVGRHHSPAKEAGHAS; encoded by the coding sequence ATGACTGAATCAGTGAGCCTGATGGATGCATTGATAGCGGGCGTATTGCTAGGGACACTGTTCTTTGGCGGCCTTTGGTGGACGGTACGGCAGGGTGTTGTTGCCACACGTCCAGGGCTGTGGTTTCTGGGAAGCTTGCTGTTGCGGGCTGGGATCGTCCTTGCCGGATTTTACTTTGTAGCGGGCGGTCATTGGGAGCGGTTGCTGCTGTGCCTCCTTGGATTCGTCATCGCGCATTTCATGGTGACGCGGTTTACCGGCCCACCGGTCGGACGCCACCATTCCCCGGCGAAGGAGGCCGGTCATGCGTCTTAG
- a CDS encoding F0F1 ATP synthase subunit A has protein sequence MRLSPDEIIFWQYGFFKLNATIVVTWGLMFVLAVGSELITRKLSTGLRRSRWQNFLEIIVTAIEKQIEEVGLRHPEKYLPFLGTLFLFVAAASLGTVIPGYEPPTGSLSTTTALALCVFVAVPLFGIEEQGVGGYLKSYAQPTAIMLPFNIISEMSRTLALAVRLFGNMMSGAMIIGILLTITPFIFPVAMTALGLLTGMVQAYIFSILAAVYIAAATRVRRPKPEPDATH, from the coding sequence ATGCGTCTTAGTCCCGACGAGATCATCTTCTGGCAATATGGGTTTTTCAAACTCAACGCCACGATTGTGGTGACGTGGGGGCTGATGTTCGTACTAGCGGTCGGTTCAGAACTCATCACGCGCAAACTGTCCACTGGCCTGCGACGCTCCCGCTGGCAGAACTTCTTGGAAATCATCGTGACTGCTATCGAGAAACAAATCGAAGAGGTCGGTCTCCGCCACCCGGAGAAATATCTCCCTTTTCTGGGTACGCTCTTCCTATTTGTCGCCGCCGCCAGCCTCGGCACCGTGATCCCCGGCTATGAACCGCCGACCGGTTCGCTCTCGACCACCACGGCGCTGGCGTTGTGTGTGTTCGTGGCCGTCCCGTTGTTCGGCATTGAAGAGCAAGGCGTGGGCGGATACCTCAAGTCCTACGCACAGCCAACGGCCATTATGTTGCCGTTCAATATCATCAGCGAAATGTCCCGCACGCTGGCCCTGGCCGTCCGTCTATTCGGCAACATGATGAGCGGAGCCATGATTATCGGCATCCTGCTGACGATTACGCCCTTTATCTTTCCGGTCGCCATGACGGCGCTCGGTCTGCTTACCGGCATGGTACAGGCCTACATCTTCAGCATCCTGGCGGCGGTGTACATCGCGGCTGCCACGCGAGTCCGTAGGCCCAAGCCTGAACCAGATGCAACACATTGA
- a CDS encoding F0F1 ATP synthase subunit C: protein MDSLTIIAVASIVTAGITTSFGAIGPALGEGRAVSSALTSLAQQPDASATITRTLFVGLAMIESTAIYCFVVSMILIFANPFWNHVIAQTAGK, encoded by the coding sequence ATGGATAGTTTGACGATTATTGCGGTGGCATCAATTGTTACTGCGGGCATTACCACGAGCTTCGGCGCCATAGGGCCTGCATTGGGCGAGGGGAGGGCGGTCTCAAGCGCGCTGACGTCGCTGGCCCAGCAACCAGATGCCTCCGCGACCATCACCCGGACCTTATTCGTCGGCCTGGCGATGATCGAGTCCACGGCCATCTACTGCTTCGTGGTCTCGATGATCCTGATATTCGCGAACCCGTTCTGGAACCACGTCATCGCCCAAACCGCAGGAAAGTAA
- a CDS encoding F0F1 ATP synthase subunit delta — MLIDWFTVIAQALNFLILVWLMRRFLYKPILDAIDAREKRIVGELADAAAQQTEAQKERDEFQRKNKEFDRQLAALLRQATDEAKAERQRLLDEARQAADALSAKRQETLRNDAHHLNQAIGRRTQQEVFAIARKALTDLATTSLEERIREVFIRRLQEMDGQAKAGLAAALKTSSSPARVRSAVDLPAEERAAIQQALNETFSAEISVRFETAPDLISGIELTTNGHKVAWSIADYLLSLEQGVGELLTKKDTSQAKAEPQSEQPRLQTQSP; from the coding sequence ATGCTGATCGATTGGTTCACTGTCATTGCACAGGCGCTCAACTTTCTTATCTTGGTGTGGTTGATGCGGCGTTTTCTATACAAACCTATCCTCGATGCCATCGACGCGCGGGAGAAGCGTATCGTCGGTGAACTCGCCGATGCCGCCGCGCAACAAACTGAAGCCCAAAAGGAGCGTGACGAGTTCCAGCGCAAAAACAAGGAGTTCGACCGGCAGCTTGCCGCACTCTTGCGCCAGGCGACAGACGAGGCGAAAGCTGAACGTCAGCGGCTCCTGGATGAAGCACGGCAGGCGGCCGACGCCTTGAGTGCCAAGCGACAGGAGACGCTGAGAAACGATGCTCATCACCTCAATCAAGCGATCGGTCGCCGGACCCAGCAGGAAGTGTTTGCCATTGCGCGAAAGGCACTGACGGATCTCGCCACGACCAGTCTGGAAGAGCGCATAAGAGAGGTGTTCATTCGCCGCTTGCAAGAGATGGACGGTCAGGCAAAAGCAGGCCTCGCCGCGGCCCTCAAGACATCATCGAGCCCCGCGCGCGTGCGCAGCGCAGTTGACTTACCGGCGGAGGAACGGGCGGCGATACAACAGGCACTCAATGAAACCTTCTCGGCTGAAATCTCCGTCCGGTTTGAGACCGCGCCGGATTTGATCAGCGGAATCGAACTCACTACGAACGGACACAAAGTGGCATGGAGCATCGCGGATTATCTCCTGTCGCTGGAACAAGGCGTCGGCGAATTACTGACAAAGAAAGATACGTCTCAGGCCAAGGCCGAACCTCAATCCGAACAACCTCGGCTACAAACACAGAGCCCCTGA
- a CDS encoding alternate F1F0 ATPase, F1 subunit alpha: MEPESLQSVFDRAFTGIRQVRDAFVPQLRLREIGTITSIATGIAKVSGLPGVGFEEVLRFAGDAYGIAFNVDEDEIGVVLLGDYWQLHTGDEVERRGHVMDVPVGNSLIGRIVNPLGRPLDGKGPVVTSGRLPIERTAPHIMDRSPVTVPVQTGIKVIDALIPIGRGQRELIVGDRQTGKTTIALDTILNQRDQNMLCVYCAIGQRASGVAKVVAALREKGAMDYTIVVVTEGNDPPGLAYIAPYAATSIAEHFMAQGRDVLIVYDDLTHHARAYRELSLLLRRPPGREAFPGDIFYLHARLLERATHVRPELGGGSLTALPIIETEAQDISAYIPTNLISITDGQIYLSPSLFELGVLPAVDVGKSVSRVGGKAQRAAYRAVAGDLKLAYAQFEELETFARFGARLDEDTRMIIEHGRRIRACLKQPEFAPVSMAAQIAVLLALTAKLFDSVPIDQMTDAEHALREAAAVHIPSEVCARFETAKALSDEDHTTILEIARHALVRFQPPPGSKPEPNDKPISDVHPKPKPEPVTTPKRKAEAEEKS; encoded by the coding sequence ATGGAACCTGAGAGTCTTCAGAGCGTGTTCGACCGCGCGTTTACCGGAATACGCCAGGTGCGGGATGCATTCGTGCCCCAACTGAGGCTGCGGGAAATCGGCACGATTACGAGTATCGCCACGGGCATCGCAAAGGTCTCCGGCCTCCCCGGCGTGGGTTTTGAGGAGGTGCTGAGGTTTGCCGGAGATGCGTATGGCATCGCATTCAACGTCGATGAAGACGAAATCGGCGTGGTTCTGTTGGGCGACTACTGGCAGCTGCATACGGGCGATGAAGTCGAACGCAGGGGGCACGTGATGGACGTGCCGGTGGGAAACTCATTGATCGGACGCATTGTTAATCCATTGGGCCGGCCTCTGGACGGCAAGGGGCCGGTGGTGACCAGTGGGCGCCTACCTATCGAGCGCACTGCACCGCACATCATGGACCGCTCGCCCGTCACCGTACCGGTACAAACTGGTATCAAGGTCATCGATGCGCTCATCCCCATCGGGCGTGGCCAGCGCGAACTGATCGTCGGCGACCGACAGACAGGCAAGACCACGATCGCGCTTGATACGATTCTCAATCAACGCGACCAAAACATGCTCTGCGTCTATTGCGCCATTGGCCAGCGCGCATCCGGGGTGGCCAAAGTAGTCGCCGCCCTGCGCGAAAAGGGTGCGATGGATTACACCATTGTCGTCGTAACCGAAGGCAACGATCCACCCGGCCTCGCCTACATCGCTCCGTATGCCGCGACCAGCATTGCGGAGCATTTCATGGCACAAGGCCGAGATGTGCTGATCGTGTACGACGACCTCACCCATCATGCGCGCGCCTATCGCGAGCTGTCGTTGCTGCTGCGTCGCCCGCCCGGACGCGAGGCGTTTCCCGGCGACATCTTCTACCTCCACGCGCGGCTGCTGGAGCGCGCCACGCACGTGCGCCCGGAACTCGGCGGCGGATCACTGACCGCGCTGCCTATTATCGAAACTGAAGCGCAGGACATTTCCGCCTACATTCCGACCAACCTCATTTCCATCACGGACGGGCAGATTTACCTTTCGCCGTCGTTGTTCGAATTAGGCGTACTGCCCGCGGTCGATGTGGGTAAATCCGTCTCGCGCGTCGGCGGCAAGGCGCAACGCGCGGCCTACCGTGCCGTGGCGGGCGATCTCAAGCTCGCCTACGCGCAGTTCGAGGAGCTCGAGACTTTTGCCAGGTTCGGCGCCAGGCTGGATGAAGACACCCGCATGATCATTGAACATGGGCGGCGTATCCGTGCCTGTCTCAAACAGCCGGAATTCGCCCCGGTATCCATGGCCGCACAAATCGCTGTGCTGCTGGCGTTGACCGCGAAACTCTTCGACTCGGTGCCGATCGACCAGATGACGGACGCCGAGCACGCCTTACGCGAGGCGGCGGCGGTGCACATCCCATCGGAGGTATGCGCGCGATTCGAAACCGCCAAGGCGTTGAGCGATGAGGATCACACAACGATTCTTGAAATCGCCCGTCATGCACTCGTCCGTTTCCAGCCTCCGCCGGGATCAAAACCTGAACCCAACGACAAGCCCATATCTGATGTGCACCCCAAACCGAAGCCCGAGCCGGTGACTACACCGAAGCGAAAGGCAGAGGCCGAGGAGAAGTCATGA
- a CDS encoding F0F1 ATP synthase subunit gamma, producing the protein MSETTASLRRKITSAGDLQSVVRTMKALAGASIGQYEQSVRALADYYRTVELGLSVCFRESGPEGLLTEDTGRTDETSVGAVVFGSDQGLVGQFNDVVGDFAVKTLAALPGTPKIWAVGERVHGRLSDAGLPLVGLFAVPNSIKTITPLVGQILVESETHHSQSDLTELHLFYNRPTAGAVYAPVSQRLLPLDESWRRKLAERPWPTGNLPEVIGRGTVTLRVLIREYLFVSLFRACAESLASENASRLAAMQRADKNIDELLEYLNGTFHRLRQSGIDEELFDVTSGFEALSRSRC; encoded by the coding sequence ATGAGCGAGACGACGGCGAGCCTGCGCCGCAAGATCACCAGTGCCGGCGATCTCCAATCCGTCGTTCGCACAATGAAAGCCCTGGCCGGAGCGAGTATCGGCCAATATGAGCAATCAGTGCGCGCGCTGGCCGACTACTATCGAACTGTGGAGCTGGGGTTGAGCGTGTGTTTCCGTGAAAGCGGGCCGGAAGGGCTGTTGACAGAAGATACCGGACGCACCGACGAGACCTCCGTCGGTGCGGTTGTATTCGGTTCCGATCAGGGGCTGGTTGGGCAGTTCAATGATGTGGTGGGTGATTTTGCGGTGAAAACCCTGGCCGCTCTTCCCGGCACACCGAAGATCTGGGCGGTCGGCGAACGCGTGCACGGCCGCCTGTCGGACGCGGGGCTGCCGCTGGTTGGACTTTTCGCTGTGCCGAACTCCATCAAGACCATCACCCCGCTCGTCGGGCAGATTCTCGTCGAGAGCGAGACCCACCACAGCCAGAGTGACCTCACCGAACTTCACCTCTTCTACAACCGCCCCACCGCCGGTGCGGTATATGCCCCGGTTAGTCAGCGACTGCTACCGCTGGACGAGTCCTGGCGACGCAAGTTGGCGGAACGTCCTTGGCCGACCGGAAACTTGCCCGAGGTCATCGGTCGCGGCACCGTGACCTTGCGGGTGCTCATCCGCGAATATCTTTTTGTCTCGCTCTTCCGAGCCTGCGCCGAATCCCTCGCGAGCGAGAACGCGAGCCGCCTGGCAGCGATGCAGCGCGCCGACAAAAATATCGACGAATTGCTGGAGTACCTCAACGGGACATTCCATCGTTTGCGCCAGAGCGGTATCGATGAAGAACTGTTCGATGTCACATCCGGCTTCGAGGCGCTGTCACGCAGTCGATGTTGA
- a CDS encoding YHS domain-containing protein, giving the protein MQRDPVCQMDVDVQTAAAHSSYQGKNYYVCAPGCQEAFEKDPGRYVSKQTDPLGRKSQSDG; this is encoded by the coding sequence ATGCAAAGAGATCCTGTCTGTCAGATGGACGTGGATGTGCAGACGGCGGCTGCGCACAGCAGCTATCAAGGAAAGAACTACTATGTTTGCGCGCCAGGCTGCCAGGAAGCCTTTGAGAAAGACCCTGGCCGATATGTGTCGAAGCAGACAGACCCTCTGGGGCGAAAGAGTCAATCAGACGGGTAA
- the galT gene encoding galactose-1-phosphate uridylyltransferase: MSIIRQDPTTKEWVIIAAERTRRPHEYARPVRTRSQPTDIGSCPFCPGHEAATPDEVFRIPGVSGTAWAVRVTSNKYPALGATGQLERRETGSLFREMDGVGIHEVIIETPIHDQSLPLMTDPEVADVLTAYQARYRSLQNDPRLKYIIVFKNHGEAAGTSLVHPHSQLVATPVPPMLLRRKYEVAVAHHDDTGRCLYCDVMDEERKARSRVVMETDRFLVFHPFASRVAFETWIMPKRHQPSFGQVSGEDLRELAPVLRRTLRTLYDTLGDPDFNYIIHSAPAEDENKDYYLWHIQILPRLTTIAGFELGSGIYVSTMQPEDSAAVIREYAQATAEGGSA; the protein is encoded by the coding sequence ATGTCCATCATCCGTCAAGATCCGACGACGAAAGAATGGGTCATCATTGCCGCGGAGCGGACAAGACGCCCGCACGAATATGCTCGGCCGGTTCGTACTCGCTCGCAACCAACTGACATCGGTTCCTGCCCATTCTGTCCCGGGCATGAAGCGGCGACGCCTGATGAGGTCTTCAGAATACCGGGCGTGAGTGGAACCGCCTGGGCCGTGCGCGTGACCTCGAACAAATATCCGGCGCTTGGAGCAACGGGTCAGCTCGAACGACGAGAAACGGGATCCTTGTTCCGTGAAATGGATGGAGTCGGGATCCACGAGGTCATCATTGAGACGCCCATTCACGACCAAAGCTTGCCCCTGATGACGGACCCTGAGGTGGCCGATGTCCTGACCGCCTATCAAGCGAGATATCGGTCGCTACAGAACGACCCACGCCTCAAATACATCATCGTTTTCAAGAACCATGGCGAAGCGGCCGGGACATCGCTCGTGCATCCGCATTCGCAACTGGTCGCAACGCCGGTCCCGCCGATGCTGTTGCGCCGGAAATACGAAGTCGCCGTCGCCCACCACGATGACACCGGCCGATGCTTGTATTGCGATGTCATGGACGAAGAACGAAAGGCGAGGAGCCGAGTTGTCATGGAAACAGATCGGTTTTTGGTCTTCCATCCCTTCGCCTCCCGGGTGGCGTTCGAGACATGGATCATGCCCAAGCGGCATCAACCGTCGTTCGGACAGGTGAGTGGAGAGGATCTCCGTGAATTGGCGCCGGTGTTGCGTCGCACGCTGCGGACTTTATACGACACGCTGGGTGATCCGGATTTCAACTACATCATCCACAGTGCGCCGGCAGAAGATGAAAACAAGGACTACTACCTTTGGCACATTCAAATCCTTCCTCGGCTGACGACCATTGCCGGATTCGAACTGGGATCGGGCATTTACGTGTCGACCATGCAGCCTGAAGATTCGGCAGCCGTCATCAGAGAATATGCGCAGGCGACAGCAGAAGGAGGATCCGCCTGA